The genome window AGTCCAGATTTTACACTCTTGAAAAATGAGTGAACCTACAAGCTAAGTGTGGTTTTTAACCTTACCATATTATCTCTAAATGGGAAGAATGTGCTGTTATAAATATTTCTGCAATGCAGTGAAAATGTTTCTTTGTCAGTAGTTGTAACTGATTTGTAGTTCTCAGGGTATGCTTGCTACACatgttcactttaaaaaaataaactgattTAAGAATGACAGCACTGTTTTCTAATTCTTcactagttatttttaaaatagactaAATACAAATATCTTGAACATTTAATCCACTCACTTcatttttaaggatttttttattCCTTCTTTTAGGGGCTTCTACTGTtagtaaaaatgtttttctcataCGTGTTTCTCATATCAAGAGCAATAttgtaaatttaaaagaaaatgcatttaTTCTAGTGTGCATAAATTAGTGGGACACTGTGGCAAATAgtacatttaacattcctggaAAGACTGTAGTACTTGTTTTACCAATAACGTTCTAGCAGTAGTGGTCAGAAAGGCAAATACAGTAAGTATGCTTagggcaagggtgggcaagacagcctctgcaggccagatccagcctgccaagccagttGATCTGGCCCCATGGCTCCCCTGCTGCTCCACTGCCCCcgggccaatcaagacctggaaacggaagcatgcaaagtctcctcccccaccacgggCACACGGTACCAGAGGGAATTGCCAACTGTTTTGAATCTGTTATGTGTTccaaacagctggtggttctctctaggcactgggAGGTGGGAGGCAAAGACTTAACATGATCACCCCTCCCctgggccaatcagggtctgtgggcaggggagtatGGCAAGCCTCCTGGCcttgcctcttctgcccaaggccctgccacttctggggtggcctgtgaccacttcagaaatgtgtaaagtgcccccccccaaaaaaaaattattgcccactcctggcttaGAGTGACCTTCTAATACTAATAATgacaacaggttgaacctctagtccCATACCATccagacctgaccagtgccgaaccagagaatttgctaaaccacgggaggtcaatattgcttaccaacacttccactgcttactggacccttagaagacatttaggagtaaattagagctaaataacagcacagaacacttgaGGACTCAAACTTTATGGGGAAATTTAGCCAcctgataaatggacatctggttaactaaaattatgccagacTATGGATTGTGCCAGAtgagagagtgccagactagagagattcaacctgtagtgtctTGTAGGTGAATGGTAAAGATCATAGTTTCCTCAACATCGTTGGAGACTCTCTTACCTTTTATATAACTTTTTATAATTGTAGGCACCACTGACTTTGTTTTGGTAACTCAGTGCTATTTTAATCTATTCTGCTTGTGCAATCATGTGCCAAGAGTACAAGTGTCCTTATtgttcactacaggttgaacctctctaatctagcATCTTcaagacctgaccagtgccgaaccagagaatttgctgactggagcctataaacaaactttgtgggaccatgggaaacttggccacacccaggataaaGGGACATctggccaactaaaatcatgctggaccacagatgttgtcagaccagagagtgccggattagagagtttcaacctgtactatcaGCTGGCCTTCAGTTCTGGTGTTCCCCTACACGTTCCCTTCACAGCGAGGGAATATGATAAAATGATGTTTCCTGTGGTGGTAGTAAGGAGGTTCTTGAATTCTACTATTTTGAAGGCTAATTTTCATctttagctggggggggggtttgtttttgtttttttaaggaaaGGTTTCTACCATTTTCATTGCAGAAATTACCTTTAAGATATAAAGTGACTGCCACAATAAATAAATATCTGACACAATGATTTTTTTCACCTACAAATTTTAGATTGTGCtctatttgttttctttctcatCTCACACCAGCCATTGGGCTCAGAATCCTATGAAACCCATGGCTGGGGGAACCCCAGACCaaatcattgctgtggggtgAAGCAGGGCTAGGGTCAAAATCTCCCTCCTGGCTGCTTGCATCTGAATCAGCACTTTTGCTGATTTTCTGTGGTCTTTGGCACTGAGGGGGAATACCTCACTAGGGTAAGGAAATGTCTTCACTGTAAGTGTTAACTCAAATTGTTTACACTCGAATTATTACCCCTGAATTAGTCCAGCTCTAGTGAGACACAAGTGTTGTAGCTGTTGTGATAttagacaaggtaggtgaggtagtaCTTTGTATTGGACCAACCTCCGCTGGTGACAGAGACAAGTTTTTGacctacacagagctcttcttctggcCTGGGAAAGAGAAATagaatgtcacagctaaatatatGATCAAACAGATagtttagcataaatagttagCAAATATTCTATCTATTCCATCATGTATTTAGCTGGGACACTCTAcaaacctttcccagacctgaagaagagctctgtgtaagcttgaaagacTATTTCTCTCCCAACAGAAATGGGTCCAATGTAAGAGACTACCTTGCATAGTTAGGGGCAATGACTTGAAGTTCACTTTTCAGTGAACACAAGCCCTGAGCGGCAGCACATCCCATTATGGACTAAGCAAGAGATTGAGAGTTCCTGTGTTCTGATCTTAGCTTTTATCTCCCACTTCTTCTAAGACCTTGAGCAAGCCACTCCGCCCCTCTAACTTGCTGTTTGTGTGAGTCATCAAGCATCCTCATCTGATATTGACACCCCTGCCTTAGCCATTTGTTACACAGATCAGCAATTTAGATACATTAAATCTTGGGTTACTCCCATAAGCCCTAGAAATGGCTATGTCAaaagtaggggtttttttttcatctgccCCTGGTGAAAAGAGTGGAATCCATGCAGACTTTAGCCCAAATATCCATACCTTTGCCACCTCAAGATTGCTGTAACCTGCTTTATATGGTTCTGCATCATGAGACCATTGGAAACTAAAGCTGATGCAGTATGCTGTGGCCTACTTATTTAGTGGTGTTTTCATTTTGAGAGCACATAAAGCAGGGTGCTGGGATCTACAGTGGCTTCTAATAAGTTTCTGAATGAAACCCAGTATGTTAACCTATGATCCCTACATAGCTTGGGCAGTTTAAGTGTGAGTTTTTGCCTCGCCTCTCCTTGTACTGAGCTGCTGATATTGAGCAGTGAAGGCATCTGAGCTGGAGCCCTTTACTATAAAAGGGTAGGAGCTGCCACTGACAGAATGTTTTGTCAGAAAGCTGTTAAGGTTTTGATGCTCTTCCCTAGCTTTGGTCCATCAGAGCCTAAATCTTCTAAGTACAGTTGCGTTTTCCCACTTTGCCAAGTGGATGTCTGACTGTCTCTCTAAAGATGGATGAGCTGTCCTTTATATGGTGTGTATATTAATATTCAGAATGTGCAGCTATTAAACAGCATGGATGCCCATAGGGCCTCCTATAAATACACATACTGATATTAAAGGGGAAAAACAGCAGACAACCATTTGGGATACAGAACAAAACAAAGCTGAAAATGTACAAAGCAACAGCAAacagagaaaggaagaaagaggtCAAGATGGAAGATAAAATATGGGAGAGAgcagtgggggaaaggagaggagataaaattgggagggaaagagagaatttGAAAAATGGTTGACAGGAATGGTGTTGCGGTGGACAAGATGGGCAAGACAGGAAATGAGAAGTATGAGGAGATGGAGAAAAATAATCTACAAAAGATGCAGTTTGAGTTCAATTGGGCAAAACCTGgtaccattgaaatcaatgggagttttgccctgCACGGGGCTAAGATTTCACCCACTGAACTGGCAGAGTCAAGTAAGAGGTAAGGACAAAGATTAAAAATAGGACAGAAGGGTAGGCAAGTTACAAGAGACAAATCAATATAGCTGGGAGCAGCCAAAGAATATGAAACATTAACATACATGAGGAACTGAGACAATACCCAGAATATTTGCTTGGTTGATGGAGCTGGTGCAAACAAAGCTGCCAGGAATGAAAACCATTTGACTTGCATTCAGCATTGAGCTTCCAGAAATGTATGTTGTAAAAACTAAAAACATGTAAGCTGCTATTTGTTTTGTGCTTATGTTCATACATACCTGCtggaaaaaaaacaccttttgttTCAAGGTGAACATGTGTTGCCCTCCTGAAATTTTTCTCCATTCTCCAGTTTGGGTGATTCTGCTTGTCTCCTCGCTTCTTTATTTTAACCTATTACCTATTTTAATTCTCAAATATTTATCTGAGAACCACACCCAGACCTTACGAGCTTCCCTGCTTCATATTCTGATTGTATGAAATCTCATCCTGCACCTGGTCCATTTTGTACATCTTTGATTCATATGTAACACAGGTGAATTGCTCTTCAGAGGCTGGTCTAACAGAGAATAAAGAGTCTGTTACCAAAGCTACCATGGGCTTTGGTGGTAGTGGTTTTATGTTTCTGTCCTGGTTCTTGTCATCTGGAGGTTACTATTGTAATTCCGGATCTTCCATTTAAAACCTTTGGTATCACTGGTTTTGTTCTCACCTCTGATGGCAATCTCTAAATACTTAACTGGATTTTTAATTAGTATTTATTTTGTATGTTGGTATACACATATAAGCTAATATTGAAATGACTGTAAAAAAGTTGGTTTTGGAAATTTCTGGTTGCTGAAAATTCTTGAGTCTCTGAGTTGGAAATAAGAGACACTGAACTTTCTTTTGGAAATGTCATGTGTGTTTTAATGCTAGTGAAATATATCTTATTGTTTTAACACATTGTGAGCTTCAGTGTGTTAGTGTGCAAGCCTAAGGGTTACCCCTAAAAAGATATGACTAGTAGTGAGCCTTTCATACCGATTTTTTAAGTCCCCGTTTGAGTTGATGAAACCTGCAACTGCAGGGAATTGGTCCTTCTATGCTGTTGGTCTACTGCAATGAAAACATCTTCCTCAAAACACTTGAATGACCATGTATCTTACTCccttctgaacaaaatgttaagaATTGTACTAGTTTTCATACTTGACTACCTGAAGTCAATAAACAATAAATACCTGAAGTCAATAAACAATACCACAGGTGGTCCgcaagaattggggggggggagggaagaagtagACCTTGGTTTGGTGGTTGACTGGTTTGTTTTGCATAAGTGCCCTCACAATTTATGATGACACTTATATTTAAAATGCCTGGATGGAGTATATGTTCTTGTTTAGAAAATATTAAATTGTGAAGAGTTCTAGCTCTTTAAGGAAAAGGAACACACTTCTGTTATCACTGATTTCCTTTCAGGCAAGTTTGAttgaaaataagttttaaatcTCAATCGGGAGAACTATTGCATCCATGCCAGCAGTTATGTAAAAGTTACCTTTTGAAGTGAGagtctgttttgtttttccccccaAACAGGACAGCATTACTGCCCATGGACATTGCAAAGCCCATAGCTATCAAGCATTGCAGAGGTTGACAAATTAATCATCCATCAAGCTCTTCCAGGAAGTTTAAAGTGTTGTTTAAATTACAAGACTCTTAAGGTTGGCTAAAATATTTTCCAGCTTCTTTAATTATTATGCTAGATCTTTAGAAGGTGTTCCTTATGCACACACACTGTTGAAAGCTATAAGAATACAGGATCAAACCCATGCTACATTACAATGCCATTTGAGTTCACCATTCCCTTTTTGTCCAAATTTTGTCCTTTCTCATACAAGCTCTTGTAAACCAATAGTACATACTCAGTGcctatttaaaatacaaataatgtATTTACCATGTACTGAGAGTTAAGAATATATTCTTATAGTTAGTGAATGAAATCAGAGCATGCATAGTTTTCAAAGGCTGAAAACTGGAAATTATAATGTTCCAGCACTTTTCATGACCCCACTGATTAATGAAAAAGTTGGTGTTGGGTGATGGCAAAAGGTTAGACCTTTCCATAGATTCAAGGTAATCTATTTCTACTTCAATTAacatttaatggaaaaacttcttGACTGCTTTGGATCATTCAGGAACAAAGATGCCAGAATCCTGCCAGAATTTTCAAGTTGTGAAAACTTCACTTTGGAAAATGTGTAGCCATCACTGTTCCCAATACATATCTGTGAGAGTGCCCTCTTCTTGAAGCACAGCTATTTACCACTTGTCTGGTGAAAATGGTTTATGCACTTCTGTATCCATCCCAGAGAACTGATGGCACTCAAACGATTAACTGTCTGTACAATGGATGCCTCTAACCAGATTTTCTTTATGATTTCAAGGAGAGTTGAGCAGGATGTCAGTTAGCTATACGAGTGGGGACTCCATCGGAGAAGCCTTTATTGACCATTTTTTGAACCATAAATCTTACCAATAGCAATGTAATTACAGAGAACACAAAGCAGGAGAGGAATTGTAGCTTGATGAGTTGACTATTTGACTTCCTGAAGAACATAAAACTGAGTCAAGAGAAAGATTATCAACGGTGAACATAATGTGTTTAATTCAAtatccactgaagttaatggaggtCTGTGGATTTCAGTGGAGTCTGGATCAGAGCCAGTATGCACAAACTTTTTCCTTGGACTCTATTGCACTGTTCAAGGGCAGGAGTTTAATAGCCCCCGCTGTAATGTTTTCATGCAGGATCCTAGCAGGTCAGTCCAGGAGTCGTCCGTACTGgtgctggtgccctaggcagacCAGCACCAGTAGCCCTCTGGAGGGAGTGGACGCTCCAAAAGGTGGGGGCGGAGCAGGTGCAGAgctaggggaaggggtggagcctgggcgGTTTGCCCTGGGCCCGGAGCACTGGGGGGAGGCGCTCAGGACGGTCCTGCCTCTAGTGGAAAGGTGATGCTCGGAGTGGGCGGAGAGGCTCCATCCGAGAGAGGAGCCCGGGCCCATTGATTGTGCTGTCCTGGGGCTCGGAATGCCTAGGGCGGCGCCTGGCCTCCAGCTCCAGTGGACCCCAGAGAAGCCCGACACATGGCTCATGGGGAGTTCGCACAGTTGATTTAGGAACAGGTCTGGTGTCTCTCTTTAAAAACTTGTCCGCATTTCACAAACGCCCATCACCATTtgctgctcagcgtctccctctcccccaccttccatAGACAGGGCAGATCAAATGCCTCTTTGGAGAGAGGTTTTTTACGGGAGCAGGTTGGGTCTAAGGAAGAGAAGGGAGGCGCGGCTGCAGCCGGCCCAGGCTCGGAActaggggggctgggcaggctctAGCCAGGAGGGAGGCTGCGGGTGGAAGGATTGGAGCCGGGGGCAGCTCTCCCCTAAGGGGGGTTCCGCCCATGCCTGTGGCCCGCGCAGGTGCTTTTTAAAGGGGAGAGCGGGACACTTGCTCCTTTTGCCCCTCTGCCGGCGGCCTTGGGTGTAGCGGTTCCCACTTTGCTTTCCGGTCTCCGGGTTGGACTTTTCTCGCCAGGCTAGTGCAGAAGCTGGATCGCGCTGTGACTTCGTTTGGACTCGCCGCAGTTCAAGGCCGGGCGAAGACAAGCCGGCGGTGGCTGCTTAAAACTTTGTGTCAACCGCAGCCAGGACTTCGGAGAGCGCTTGGCTTGCCCGGCGTTTGTGCGCCGGTTGCGCGCCGAGTACCTGGCGCTAGAAACCCCAGGCGCTTTAGGCGAGGCAGAAGCGAGACTGGCATCTCCTTCGGAGCCCCTCGCCATAAGCCTCCCACATCCCCCTCGGGCCGGGCGCTAAGGAGGGAGGGGTCCCTGTTGGTGTAAATTAATTCCGCGAGTCGGGATTTGGGGGGCAAAGAGAGTGCGGGTGAGCGAACAGGGCGATCCGCAGATCCCGCCCCCCAGCTGAAAGGGGGGTGTTAGCGCCTCAATAGCTTGCCCGctctagatggggggggggctgcgctgATGTGCCCACTCTCTCGGCCCAGTgctaccccctccccttccagctcagGAGTTGGTTGGTTGCTAAAACCCGGCAGTGCCTCATCGGGCTGTGAGCGGCCAGGAAGGGGACCCGGCAAAGGCAAGCAAGCGATCCGGCTCTAATTAAAGTGATGGGAAGTGCGGCGCGGGCACCCAGCCCCGCACGCGTCAGCAGGAACGCGGGCTCTCCAGGGCCAGGGCTTTCCAAAGGCTGCAGAGAGATTTCCATGGGAGTtgggacaccccccccctcctcccccccccccccgcgcccgccctatagctcagcctctcccctcctccctccctgccgtCCCTTTGCTAGGAGCGAGCGGCGCTGGCAGCGGTGTCACTTGCCCGGGCGGGCGGCCACAGAGCggagctgcggctgctgctgctccccacgcGGCACTGGCGGGAAACCCAGCGGCGGCAGCGGGGCTCGCAgccttgtcccctctcccccctcgccATGCGGCTGGGCAAGGGCCGGGCGCTGGGCATCGGGGTGGCGGTGGCGCACGGGCTCTTCTCGGGCTCCCTCAACATCCTGCTCAAGTTCCTCCTCAGCCGCTACCACTTCGCCTTCCTCACGCTGCTGCAGTGTCTGAGCAGCGCGGCCGCCGCCCTCAGCCTGGCGCTGCTGCGGCGCCTGGGGCTGGTGGCGGTGCCCCCCTTCGGCCTGGGCCTGGCGCGCCCCTTCGCGGCCGTGACCGTGCTCTCCACGCTGCAGTCCAGCCTCACGCTGTGGGCGCTGCGCGGGCTCAGCCTGCCCATGTACGTGGTCTTCAAGCGCTGCCTGCCCCTGGCCACGCTGCTGCTGGGCGCCCTGCTGCTCAAAAACGGCGCCCCCTCGGCCGGCGTGCTGGGCGCCGTGCTCCTCACCACCTGCGGGGCCGCGCTGGCAGGTGAGCCCGGCCCCGCCTCGCTCCCCGTCGCCCCTACCCACCCACTGCTACCCCCGTCCCTTCCCACCCGTCGCCTGCACGGCCACCCCCTCACTTCCCCCCGCACAGCTACCCCGGGCCCTCAGCCCCGCGTCCCGCCGCCTGCACCGCCACCCCCATCGCCCCATTCCCGTTATCTGCCCCTTCGGtcagcccttctccccctccccagcaccgccATCAGCTTCTGTCccgtccctgctccacccctctggtcccccctccctccttttcctcccaCCACACAGCTGTACCCCCTCCCGTCCCTACACTGTTCTCATCCCCTTCCCGCCTTAGCCCCCCTCAGCCTTGTCACCCCCTAGTCCCACCCCTCCCTGCGCCCTGGCCCCACTCCGCTCCCTCATCCCTGCGTCCCCCGCGCAGCACCCCGAGCTCCTTTCCCCCTGCTCCTTCCGAGTTCCCTTCCCGCGGGTGGGATGGCTCCGTGCGCGCCAATTCTCCGTGGCTTGGAGCAGCGATCCCTTAGTGCAGGGCAGCGCTGGGCAACGGGGCGGCTTCGAGGTCTTCCCTTTACCTGGGGCACAGGGATCAGCGAGGTGTGCGGATTACACTAGCGGGCTAGAAATAGGAGCGATCGCCCttgtccccttctcccacccacgAGTTCTGcgccctggggagctgcctggctcCTCCTGAGAGGCTGTGGGCTGGGGTAGCTCAGAGGCTCCAGCGGGGAAACCGGGGATTTTGGAAAGGAGGCGGCAGCTGGAAGCTCCAACCGGGCATGAAGAGGGAAAGCCAAACTCTGCCCTGGGATCCTCACGTTTTACTGTCATTGACTGCAAGGGTGACATCCACGTGTGAGCTGGATTCTGAAGGAGGCAGAATCTGGCTCTGCTAGGGACATGGCGGCGCACGGGTTTGTGAGCGATCCCTGGAACCGTAATGAAAAACAGACGGTTCAATTTGCACAGAAATCAAGCCTTGGGCGCTTTATTGGAGGGAGGTGGGAAGGCAGGATCAGGAGAGGGAACACTGAAAGCTACTGGCACTCGTCTCCGGGGATAGTTTGAGGCAGAGACAGTAGTACACAAATATTTTTCCTCTTATGATTATATATCAactgtttcctttctcccttctttccttccttccttctaagAGAGTGGATGGAAACTAATTTGGGGTCTGAGAAAAAAACTCCCTGGCTGGGTCTAATCTGGAGAGTAATATGTTAAAGGGGTGTCTTTGAAGTAGGAGGGAGTGAAACAGATTTTGAATACAATTGCAACTCTTTATCTACCTATTTGTCAGAAGATAATATAATTTAAAGTAATCTGAAATCATAGACTCAgttacatttatttaaatggaTATTTGTCTCTCTGGTCTTAAATGATGTCACAAATAAAGAACATAGcccttcttttctctctctctctctctctctcgtaaatgcatttttctttctgtcttttctgGCAGGGGCTGGTGATCTGGCTGGTGACCCCATAGGGTATGTGACAGGAGTTCTGGCTGTGTTGGTACATGCTGCCTATTTGGTGCTCATTCAGAAGACAAGTGCGGATAGTGACTATGGACCTCTgacagcccaatatgccattgcTGTCTCTGCTACTCCTTTTCTCATTATCTGCTCCTTTGCCACCATGGATTCCATCAATGTTTGGTCTTTTCCAGGCTGGAAGGACCCTGTCATGACATGCACCTTTATTGCTTGCATCTTCTTTGGCTGTGCCATGAACTTTACCACCCTTCACTGCACCTACATTAACTCAGCTGTGACCACGAGCTTTGTTGGGGTGGTGAAAAGCATAGCAACCATCACAGTGGGGATGGTGGCATTCAGTGATGTGGCACCCACAAAACTGTTTATAGCCGGTGTAGTGGTCAACACCTTGGGCTCAGTCATTTACTGTGTGGCCAAATACATTGAGACCAGAAGGCAAAGCAACTATGAAGACCTGGAGAAAGAAgctgaagaggaagaggagaagggacaTTCTGGAGGTCAACCACCATTTGTAATGGAGGAGATGTTCAAAGAGAAAGGGACTGAGAAGATAGCTGTAAAAGAGTCAGCAACTGAGGATGGTCAGTGTCTAGaggaacagaagggcagctctGAGGAGACTGCAAAGGTGCCCATTGTGCACAAAGAAGCTAGTACGGAAGAAGTTAAGAGCTCATTAAAGGAGGCCTATCTTGGAGTATGGAGGCTGGTTAGGGGGACTAATTATATAAAAAAAGATTATTTAATAGAAAAGGAGGAGTTAGCAAGTCCCTGAAAAGCAGAATTTTGATTTCTTGTGTAGGGAGggaacataatggctgtgtctagactggccagtttttccggaaaatcagctgcttttccggaaaaacttgccagctgtctacactggccgcttgaatttctgcaaaagcactgacttcctactgtaagaaatcagtgcttcttgtggaaatactatgctgctcccattcaggcaaaagtcccttttgcgcaaagcttttgtgcaaaagggccagtgtagacagctgagatattttttccacaaaaatggcctgattgtgaaaatggtgatcaaggctttttttgcggaaaagcgcgtctagattggcacagacactt of Pelodiscus sinensis isolate JC-2024 chromosome 3, ASM4963464v1, whole genome shotgun sequence contains these proteins:
- the SLC35D3 gene encoding solute carrier family 35 member D3, which gives rise to MRLGKGRALGIGVAVAHGLFSGSLNILLKFLLSRYHFAFLTLLQCLSSAAAALSLALLRRLGLVAVPPFGLGLARPFAAVTVLSTLQSSLTLWALRGLSLPMYVVFKRCLPLATLLLGALLLKNGAPSAGVLGAVLLTTCGAALAGAGDLAGDPIGYVTGVLAVLVHAAYLVLIQKTSADSDYGPLTAQYAIAVSATPFLIICSFATMDSINVWSFPGWKDPVMTCTFIACIFFGCAMNFTTLHCTYINSAVTTSFVGVVKSIATITVGMVAFSDVAPTKLFIAGVVVNTLGSVIYCVAKYIETRRQSNYEDLEKEAEEEEEKGHSGGQPPFVMEEMFKEKGTEKIAVKESATEDGQCLEEQKGSSEETAKVPIVHKEASTEEVKSSLKEAYLGVWRLVRGTNYIKKDYLIEKEELASP